One Thermodesulfobacteriota bacterium genomic region harbors:
- a CDS encoding sigma-54 dependent transcriptional regulator: protein MSAERFKVLVVDDDREYVEAVKELLHRNSYDVVTAFSGKEALERAAEDGRVGLVLLDLVMPLMDGFTLLEKLQEIIPETTIIMVTGQGTVQTAVEAIKRGAKDFITKPFDKDVLLNKLDMIRKAEELEDKVSTLNVLLSEKYGFDNIISGSKLMKTVFERASAAAHSNAPVFIVGETGTGKELLAKAIHLRGERAGKPFVGVNCGAIPKELLESELFGYRKGAFTGAVRDHEGLFVAAEKGTIFLDEIGEMPKDLQVRLLRVLEEYKVRPLGFTQEVTLDVRVISASNHPIEELKKTYLREDLFFRLAVIVIELPPLRERRGDIPLLIDHFINRFNKKYSKKVKGLSEGAFSSLYNYHFPGNIRELENLIEGIIAVIPPGKSTVTEKELKEHLLWQQPKGSEHQLLALDRLEKFALEQALRECKGNKSRAADILGISRDTLYRKLKQYGVE from the coding sequence GTGAGCGCTGAAAGATTCAAGGTGCTGGTTGTTGATGATGACAGGGAATACGTCGAGGCGGTGAAAGAGCTGCTCCACCGTAACAGCTATGATGTAGTTACTGCGTTTTCCGGAAAAGAGGCGCTTGAGCGGGCGGCAGAAGACGGAAGAGTCGGCCTCGTGCTCCTCGATCTAGTGATGCCGCTTATGGACGGTTTCACTCTGCTCGAAAAACTTCAGGAGATAATACCCGAAACAACGATCATCATGGTCACCGGGCAGGGGACCGTGCAGACGGCTGTCGAGGCCATAAAGCGAGGCGCGAAGGATTTTATCACGAAGCCTTTCGATAAGGACGTTCTGCTGAACAAGCTTGACATGATCAGGAAGGCGGAGGAGCTCGAGGATAAAGTCAGCACGCTGAACGTGCTTCTTTCGGAGAAGTACGGCTTCGACAATATAATAAGCGGCTCGAAGCTTATGAAGACTGTTTTCGAGAGGGCTTCCGCCGCCGCGCACAGTAACGCCCCCGTATTCATAGTGGGCGAGACTGGCACGGGAAAGGAGCTCCTCGCCAAGGCAATACACCTCCGCGGCGAGAGAGCGGGCAAACCCTTCGTCGGCGTCAATTGCGGCGCTATACCGAAGGAGCTTCTCGAGTCGGAGCTTTTCGGTTACAGGAAAGGGGCGTTCACGGGAGCGGTAAGGGATCACGAGGGGCTCTTCGTCGCTGCCGAGAAGGGGACGATATTCCTCGACGAGATAGGCGAAATGCCCAAAGACCTGCAGGTGAGGCTCTTGAGGGTGCTTGAGGAATACAAGGTGAGACCTTTAGGGTTTACACAGGAAGTAACGCTCGACGTGAGAGTAATATCTGCGAGCAATCATCCGATCGAAGAGCTCAAGAAGACTTATCTCAGAGAAGACCTCTTTTTCAGACTCGCCGTAATAGTGATCGAACTGCCGCCCTTGAGAGAGAGGAGGGGGGATATACCTCTCCTTATCGACCATTTCATCAACAGGTTCAATAAAAAATATTCGAAGAAGGTGAAGGGGCTCTCCGAAGGGGCTTTCAGCTCGCTATACAACTACCATTTCCCCGGGAACATAAGGGAGCTCGAAAACCTCATCGAGGGTATCATAGCCGTCATACCTCCGGGGAAGAGCACGGTGACGGAAAAGGAGCTCAAGGAGCACCTGCTCTGGCAGCAGCCGAAGGGTTCGGAACACCAGCTCCTGGCGCTCGACAGGCTCGAAAAGTTCGCTCTCGAACAGGCGCTCAGGGAATGCAAGGGCAACAAATCAAGGGCCGCCGACATTCTCGGCATCTCGAGAGACACGCTTTACAGGAAGTTAAAGCAGTACGGTGTGGAGTAA
- a CDS encoding sulfite exporter TauE/SafE family protein, whose amino-acid sequence MSDLSQLSEVISRWSYLSVPVGVFIASLAGSSHCAVMCGPLAVTVHSRLGYLPLYHLGRLASYLSLGVLAGLLGEKFLSSNYPFISRVSLILLSLFLIYAGYNIARGKHLELVPGRLVTSLLTVPARFALTQKKPLASLTLGLVNGFVPCGWVYIFVIGAVAVKNPLYGGLMLFIFWLGTIPALSFFPIIYKKSISIAPRKVALIAGMMLISAGLANFAIHMIPSREIDRGSSICAAGGGESGSGYPGESK is encoded by the coding sequence TTGTCGGACCTAAGTCAACTTAGCGAGGTTATAAGCCGCTGGTCGTACCTTTCGGTGCCGGTCGGGGTTTTCATAGCCAGCCTCGCCGGGAGCTCGCACTGCGCTGTCATGTGCGGCCCTCTGGCCGTTACCGTGCACAGCAGGCTCGGTTACCTGCCCCTCTACCACCTGGGGAGGCTCGCAAGCTACCTGTCGCTCGGGGTGTTGGCCGGACTGCTCGGAGAGAAGTTCCTCAGCAGCAACTACCCTTTTATTTCGAGGGTCTCGTTGATCCTGCTGTCGCTCTTTTTAATATACGCAGGTTACAATATAGCCAGAGGGAAACATCTCGAGCTGGTGCCTGGGAGGCTCGTCACGTCCCTGCTGACTGTGCCGGCGCGCTTCGCTCTCACACAGAAAAAACCGCTCGCGTCACTCACGCTCGGACTCGTGAACGGGTTTGTACCCTGCGGATGGGTTTATATATTCGTAATCGGCGCCGTAGCCGTGAAAAACCCTCTTTACGGCGGACTTATGCTCTTCATATTCTGGCTGGGCACGATACCCGCGCTGTCCTTTTTCCCGATCATATACAAGAAATCGATAAGCATCGCTCCAAGGAAGGTAGCGCTCATAGCCGGGATGATGCTGATATCCGCAGGGCTCGCCAACTTTGCAATACACATGATACCGTCCCGTGAAATCGACCGCGGGAGCTCCATATGCGCCGCGGGCGGCGGGGAATCCGGAAGCGGATACCCGGGCGAAAGCAAATAA
- the ccoG gene encoding cytochrome c oxidase accessory protein CcoG yields the protein MKVLDQRHLPDERPATMDEKGKRVFIFPAQVTGFWRNLRTVTEILLVVFFLVLPWIKIGGHQALLLNIGERKFSIFGLTFWAHDAPLIFFILAFLTIGLAFVTAVWGRIWCGWACPQTVFIDGIFRRLEYLIIGSHVQQRNLAQAPWDAVKFLKLAVLWTLFIIVSLVIAHSFLAYFVGADRLVEMTQHNPGENWTIFIIMAFLTAVFLFDFGWFREQFCIIVCPYGRFQSVLMDDDSLTVSYDPVRGEPRRGSLKPGETEGDCINCYKCVAVCPTGIDIRNGLQLECIGCTACIDACDEVMEKIERPKGLIRYARGRALKGLKARWFRPRVAIYIVLLIAVVSALAFSVQKREEIVVTILRGKDAPFQIIKEEGEEDEEDEVINHFKMHVKNQTFDSVSLRMALPEEWDEKDVEIITPSDTINLEGGKDVTIHFFVKFPKDITEKSGTQSIKLDFVDPKNNEIKLEEDLKLVGPKST from the coding sequence ATGAAAGTTCTCGACCAAAGACATCTCCCGGACGAGCGCCCGGCGACCATGGACGAAAAGGGGAAGAGGGTATTCATTTTCCCGGCGCAGGTTACGGGCTTCTGGCGGAACCTCAGGACCGTTACGGAGATACTCCTCGTCGTCTTTTTCCTCGTTCTCCCGTGGATAAAGATAGGCGGGCACCAGGCGCTCCTCCTCAATATCGGGGAGAGGAAATTCTCGATTTTCGGCCTCACGTTCTGGGCTCACGACGCGCCGCTGATTTTTTTCATACTGGCGTTCCTCACAATAGGGCTCGCGTTCGTGACCGCGGTATGGGGGAGGATATGGTGCGGATGGGCGTGCCCGCAGACGGTATTCATAGACGGCATATTCAGGAGGCTCGAATACCTCATCATCGGAAGCCACGTCCAGCAGCGTAACCTCGCACAGGCCCCGTGGGACGCCGTGAAATTCCTGAAGCTGGCTGTGCTCTGGACCCTGTTTATCATCGTAAGCCTCGTGATCGCCCATAGTTTCCTCGCTTATTTCGTGGGGGCGGACAGGCTCGTCGAGATGACACAGCATAACCCGGGCGAGAACTGGACGATCTTCATAATCATGGCCTTTCTCACGGCCGTTTTCCTCTTTGACTTCGGATGGTTCAGGGAGCAGTTCTGCATAATAGTATGCCCTTACGGCAGGTTCCAGTCGGTGCTTATGGATGACGACTCGCTCACAGTTTCTTACGACCCCGTGAGGGGCGAGCCCAGAAGGGGGAGCCTCAAGCCGGGAGAGACTGAAGGCGACTGTATCAACTGCTACAAGTGCGTCGCCGTCTGTCCGACGGGTATAGATATAAGGAACGGTCTCCAGCTCGAATGCATCGGGTGCACGGCATGTATTGACGCGTGCGACGAGGTCATGGAGAAGATAGAAAGACCGAAGGGGCTCATAAGATACGCTAGAGGGAGGGCTCTCAAGGGGCTCAAGGCCAGATGGTTCCGGCCGAGGGTCGCGATATACATCGTCCTCCTCATAGCTGTCGTGAGCGCACTCGCATTCTCCGTTCAGAAACGGGAGGAGATCGTGGTCACGATACTCCGCGGAAAGGACGCCCCGTTCCAGATCATAAAGGAAGAAGGCGAGGAAGACGAAGAAGACGAGGTAATAAACCACTTCAAGATGCACGTGAAGAACCAGACCTTCGATAGTGTGAGCCTCAGAATGGCGCTGCCTGAAGAATGGGACGAAAAGGACGTCGAGATTATTACCCCGAGCGACACGATCAACCTCGAGGGCGGTAAGGACGTGACCATCCACTTCTTCGTCAAGTTCCCCAAGGACATAACGGAGAAAAGCGGGACCCAGTCCATAAAGCTTGATTTCGTAGACCCGAAAAACAATGAGATTAAACTGGAGGAGGACCTCAAGCTTGTCGGACCTAAGTCAACTTAG
- a CDS encoding cbb3-type cytochrome c oxidase N-terminal domain-containing protein produces the protein MTEKEKLIQDHEYDGIRELNNPLPGWWLMTFYITVIFAVIYFGYYQIFGGPTLDEELASEMSTIKTEQEKTEEAGEAKTEEQYLALVSDPEAIAKGKAEFLTKCMPCHGDKGQGIIGPNLTDDYWIHGDGSIPAILKVMNDGVPDKGMPPWKGVIPAALQEDVAAYVYSIHGTNPPGAKAPQGQMIEHKN, from the coding sequence ATGACTGAGAAAGAAAAACTGATCCAGGACCACGAGTACGACGGGATAAGGGAGCTCAACAACCCGCTCCCCGGGTGGTGGCTCATGACTTTTTACATCACCGTGATATTCGCCGTCATTTATTTCGGGTATTACCAGATATTCGGAGGCCCTACGCTCGACGAGGAACTGGCCTCGGAGATGAGCACAATAAAAACGGAGCAGGAAAAGACCGAAGAGGCCGGAGAAGCCAAGACCGAGGAGCAATATCTGGCGCTCGTATCCGATCCCGAAGCCATCGCGAAGGGTAAAGCAGAATTCCTGACCAAGTGTATGCCGTGCCACGGGGACAAGGGACAGGGGATCATCGGCCCGAACCTCACGGACGATTACTGGATACACGGCGACGGGTCTATTCCTGCTATACTTAAAGTAATGAACGACGGAGTGCCGGACAAAGGCATGCCGCCCTGGAAAGGGGTCATACCTGCCGCCCTTCAGGAAGACGTGGCGGCTTATGTTTACAGCATACACGGCACTAACCCGCCCGGAGCGAAAGCGCCCCAGGGACAGATGATAGAGCATAAGAACTGA
- the ccoN gene encoding cytochrome-c oxidase, cbb3-type subunit I, with protein MSDVRAGSAAITENIYYDDDIVKKFIYATIFWGAAAFVVGLLAALQLAYWPANLELPWLTFGRIRPLHTNAAIFAFGGNIIFAGVYHSTQRLLKTRNFSDFLSNFHFWGWQLIIVGALVTLPLGYSHGKEYAELEWPLDVAIAVVWVVFAVNFFGTIAIRRVRHLYVAIWFYIATIVTITLLHVVNSIEIPVAMLKSYPVYAGVQDALVQWWYGHNAVAFFLTTPFLGLMYYYVPKAANRPIYSYRLSIIHFWSLVFIYIWAGPHHLLNTALPDWAQTLGMIFSVMLWAPSWGGMINGLLTLRGAWTKLRTDPIIKFLAVAVTFYGMSTFEGPLLSIKSVSSLAHYTDWIIGHVHGGTLGWNGFLTFGIIYYIVPRLWNTNMYSQRLMNWHFWIGLLGILLYYISMWASGITQGLMWRAIGENGQLVYPDFVETVMRIAPLYYVRFAGGALFLVGFLMLIYNVWMTIANAPKGVKAMAVEVPARSADVTALGTGHRKLEALSLIFTVLLFISIIVGSIIEIIPTLAIYKYLPQTTKTEPYTPLELAGRDVYIKEGCYVCHSQMIRKLPYDVLRFGANSTIEESMYDHPFQWGSKRTGPDLARVGGKYPDMWHLRHMIDPREITPRSIMPAYPWLASTKIDYHILRKKLSVMKMLGVPYKDEEVANADIDAEKQAAAVYQGLLSQDPSLGSVKDTEVIAIIAYLQSLGKKTSQQGVASSNR; from the coding sequence ATGAGTGATGTCAGAGCGGGAAGCGCCGCTATCACGGAAAATATTTATTACGACGACGACATCGTCAAGAAATTTATCTATGCGACGATATTCTGGGGAGCGGCGGCTTTCGTAGTCGGCCTGCTGGCGGCTCTCCAGCTCGCGTACTGGCCTGCCAACCTCGAGCTCCCATGGCTCACGTTCGGCAGGATCAGGCCGCTCCATACGAACGCCGCCATATTCGCATTCGGCGGCAATATTATTTTCGCCGGCGTATACCATTCGACGCAGCGTCTCCTCAAGACGAGGAACTTCTCGGATTTTCTATCCAACTTTCATTTCTGGGGATGGCAGCTGATCATTGTGGGCGCCCTCGTCACGCTCCCCCTCGGCTACTCCCACGGGAAGGAGTACGCTGAGCTCGAATGGCCGCTCGACGTCGCCATAGCAGTCGTCTGGGTGGTGTTCGCAGTCAATTTCTTCGGCACGATAGCGATAAGGCGAGTCCGTCACCTCTACGTGGCGATATGGTTTTACATCGCTACAATAGTGACGATCACGCTGCTGCATGTCGTGAACTCGATTGAGATACCGGTGGCGATGTTAAAGAGCTATCCGGTTTATGCAGGGGTGCAGGACGCACTCGTCCAGTGGTGGTATGGCCACAACGCCGTAGCGTTCTTTCTGACCACTCCGTTCCTGGGTCTCATGTACTACTATGTGCCCAAAGCGGCGAACAGGCCTATATACAGCTACAGGCTCTCTATAATCCATTTCTGGTCTCTGGTATTCATCTACATCTGGGCGGGCCCGCACCACCTCCTGAATACCGCCCTTCCCGACTGGGCGCAGACTCTCGGGATGATATTCAGCGTAATGCTCTGGGCGCCGAGCTGGGGCGGCATGATAAACGGATTACTCACGCTGAGGGGGGCGTGGACAAAGCTGCGCACGGACCCCATAATCAAGTTCCTCGCGGTGGCAGTCACATTTTACGGTATGTCCACCTTCGAGGGACCGCTGCTATCCATAAAATCCGTGAGCTCCCTCGCGCACTATACGGACTGGATCATAGGACACGTGCACGGCGGGACGCTCGGGTGGAACGGCTTCCTCACGTTCGGGATCATTTACTACATCGTTCCGAGGCTTTGGAATACGAACATGTACAGCCAGAGGCTCATGAACTGGCACTTCTGGATAGGCCTTCTCGGCATACTCCTCTACTATATCTCCATGTGGGCGAGCGGCATCACGCAGGGCCTCATGTGGAGGGCCATAGGCGAGAACGGCCAGCTCGTATATCCGGACTTCGTCGAGACGGTGATGAGGATAGCTCCGCTCTATTACGTGAGGTTCGCGGGCGGCGCCCTCTTTTTGGTAGGGTTCCTCATGCTTATTTACAACGTATGGATGACGATCGCGAATGCGCCCAAGGGCGTGAAAGCTATGGCCGTCGAGGTGCCCGCGCGCTCGGCTGACGTCACCGCGCTCGGCACGGGGCACAGGAAGCTCGAAGCCCTGTCCCTGATCTTCACTGTACTCTTGTTCATTTCGATCATCGTGGGATCTATAATCGAAATCATACCGACGCTCGCGATCTATAAATACCTTCCGCAGACGACAAAGACCGAGCCCTATACCCCGCTCGAGCTCGCAGGCAGGGACGTATACATAAAGGAAGGCTGCTACGTATGCCATTCCCAGATGATAAGGAAGCTCCCGTATGACGTGCTCAGGTTCGGAGCCAACTCCACGATCGAGGAATCCATGTACGACCATCCGTTCCAGTGGGGGTCCAAGAGGACGGGGCCTGACCTTGCGAGGGTCGGGGGTAAATATCCCGATATGTGGCACCTCCGCCACATGATCGACCCGCGGGAGATCACGCCCAGGTCCATTATGCCGGCATACCCGTGGCTCGCCTCGACGAAGATCGATTACCACATCCTGAGAAAGAAGCTTAGCGTCATGAAGATGCTCGGCGTGCCCTATAAGGACGAGGAGGTCGCTAACGCCGATATCGACGCCGAGAAACAGGCGGCCGCTGTTTACCAGGGTCTCCTCTCTCAGGACCCTTCGCTCGGATCGGTGAAGGACACGGAAGTCATAGCGATCATCGCATATCTCCAGAGTCTGGGCAAGAAGACGTCCCAGCAGGGGGTCGCATCATCAAACAGATAG
- the ccoS gene encoding cbb3-type cytochrome oxidase assembly protein CcoS — translation MNIIFLTLGVSIAIALVFLAAFIWAAGKGQYDDLETPGHRMLLDDYETNKKNNQAKEDTDK, via the coding sequence ATGAACATTATTTTCCTGACACTCGGAGTCTCGATTGCGATTGCGCTCGTATTCCTCGCGGCTTTTATCTGGGCTGCCGGTAAGGGGCAGTACGACGACCTCGAAACCCCCGGCCACAGGATGCTTCTCGACGATTATGAAACGAATAAAAAGAACAATCAAGCTAAGGAGGACACGGACAAATGA
- a CDS encoding heavy metal translocating P-type ATPase: MANTTATRENASGEVLPYCRCLHCGETLDSSNTIESNGKLFCCNGCRAVNELLGALGLDDYYGIRESQNILRTTPPADPATGEDYGYLDGESFAELYVKKENPRTMNFYVEGIECAACLWLIEKIPDFVPEIESVSLNMSDNTATVNFTPEKNFSSFPETVKKFGYRAHPLKTDEDASGLKRRENRKSLIRLSVAAVCAGNIMLLSAAIYAGARGVFEEQFTLLSLVLSLPVVTYCSLPFYRSVLGSVRTGRATVDIPIVFVIFAGFFISAYNYLSGSREVYFDSISMFVFLLLASRYFLKTIQERLNDCEPLIKSLFSSNRVLVRDEGARQFFYQPVESLGAGQRIKLVRGERFPADGRLLSRKAEVNLSVLTGENIPRTVSRGETVYAGSILDSDEAVLEVTGTGSSTRIGRILEEVEKNYRSKIGLSTYSDRYATVFTFAVGIIAAVSFFAVSYYYGASEALERTIAFILISCPCAFVFVLPLSFGMFLKSASDKGILIKDAKIFDKLPRIRNIFFDKTGTLTNGVYRILSWDTDSLPEEDRAAVLAIERRSEHPVARAIVTHLSGEDLDIPEVSGFRHIFSKGVEGQAGGHLYSLTAESDLSGPNEVNEIIATRIVIRKDGEPVSQILLGDSLKEDAKFVVAELKKRGYILYILSGDKETNVGQVARKLGIPLENVFSEETPEQKSRIVSEHGGSMMIGDGLNDAGALSSSDVGVAIQGSVGESMKVSDAYILENDLFTILDLIDHGRVIRETVRRNTAFSITYNVTAGAFALMGFINPLAAAVLMPLSSVLLIFSSLYGQSKTRSREGASRA, encoded by the coding sequence ATGGCGAATACGACAGCTACGAGAGAGAACGCTTCCGGAGAAGTTTTACCATACTGCCGGTGCCTCCACTGCGGCGAAACCCTGGATTCGTCCAACACCATAGAATCAAACGGCAAGCTCTTCTGCTGCAACGGATGCAGAGCGGTGAATGAGCTCCTGGGCGCGCTCGGCCTGGACGATTACTACGGCATAAGGGAATCGCAGAACATATTAAGAACAACCCCCCCGGCAGACCCGGCAACAGGGGAGGACTACGGATACCTCGACGGCGAGAGCTTCGCCGAATTATACGTGAAGAAAGAGAACCCTCGTACGATGAACTTCTACGTGGAGGGGATAGAATGCGCCGCGTGCCTTTGGCTGATAGAGAAGATACCGGACTTCGTGCCGGAGATAGAATCCGTATCGCTCAACATGTCCGACAATACGGCGACCGTCAATTTCACGCCTGAAAAAAATTTCTCGTCATTTCCCGAGACGGTAAAGAAATTCGGTTACAGGGCGCACCCGCTCAAAACAGATGAAGACGCGAGCGGGCTCAAGAGAAGAGAGAACAGGAAATCTCTCATCAGGCTGTCGGTCGCGGCCGTATGCGCCGGGAACATCATGCTCCTCTCCGCGGCAATATACGCAGGCGCGCGGGGGGTATTCGAGGAGCAATTCACGCTTCTCAGTCTAGTACTGTCCCTCCCTGTGGTCACCTACTGCTCCCTCCCCTTCTACAGGAGCGTGCTCGGCTCAGTCAGAACCGGACGCGCGACCGTCGACATCCCGATCGTATTCGTAATATTCGCGGGTTTCTTCATAAGCGCGTACAACTACCTCAGCGGGAGCCGGGAGGTCTATTTCGATTCGATAAGCATGTTCGTTTTCCTGCTGCTGGCGAGCAGGTATTTCCTGAAGACGATCCAGGAGCGGCTAAATGACTGCGAGCCGCTGATAAAGAGTCTCTTTTCATCGAACCGCGTGCTCGTCAGGGACGAAGGCGCGAGGCAGTTCTTCTATCAGCCCGTGGAATCCCTCGGGGCCGGACAGAGAATCAAGCTCGTCCGGGGCGAACGCTTCCCGGCCGACGGCAGGCTGCTGTCACGGAAGGCCGAGGTCAATCTGTCAGTGCTAACGGGAGAGAATATCCCCCGCACCGTATCCAGAGGGGAGACCGTTTACGCGGGCTCGATACTCGATTCGGACGAGGCCGTCCTCGAGGTCACGGGGACCGGGAGCTCCACCAGGATCGGACGGATACTCGAAGAAGTGGAGAAAAACTACAGGAGCAAGATCGGACTTTCCACGTACAGCGACAGGTACGCGACCGTATTCACATTCGCCGTGGGCATTATTGCCGCAGTTTCCTTCTTCGCGGTCTCTTATTATTACGGCGCTTCGGAGGCACTCGAAAGGACGATCGCTTTCATACTCATTTCATGCCCATGCGCATTCGTATTCGTGCTGCCCCTGTCGTTCGGCATGTTCCTCAAATCCGCCTCCGACAAGGGGATACTGATAAAGGACGCGAAGATTTTCGACAAGCTGCCGCGCATAAGGAACATATTCTTCGACAAGACAGGGACTCTTACGAACGGAGTTTACAGGATCCTCAGCTGGGACACGGACTCTCTCCCGGAAGAGGACCGCGCCGCCGTGCTCGCGATCGAGCGTCGGTCGGAGCACCCGGTCGCAAGGGCTATAGTCACGCACCTATCGGGGGAAGACCTCGATATACCCGAAGTGAGCGGCTTCAGACACATATTCTCGAAGGGCGTCGAGGGACAGGCCGGGGGGCATCTCTATTCGCTTACAGCGGAGAGTGACTTATCCGGGCCTAACGAAGTCAACGAAATAATAGCGACGAGGATAGTCATACGGAAAGACGGGGAGCCCGTTTCCCAAATACTCCTCGGGGATTCACTCAAGGAAGATGCGAAGTTCGTAGTTGCCGAGCTTAAAAAAAGGGGCTACATCCTGTATATCCTGTCCGGGGATAAGGAAACTAATGTCGGGCAGGTCGCCCGCAAGCTCGGGATACCGCTCGAGAACGTATTCTCGGAAGAGACCCCGGAGCAGAAATCCCGGATCGTGAGCGAGCACGGCGGCTCAATGATGATAGGGGACGGGCTCAACGACGCGGGGGCGCTCTCTTCTTCCGATGTGGGAGTGGCTATACAGGGAAGCGTCGGGGAGAGCATGAAGGTCTCGGACGCCTATATACTCGAAAACGACCTGTTCACGATCCTGGACCTGATAGACCACGGCAGGGTTATACGTGAAACCGTAAGAAGGAACACCGCCTTCTCAATAACGTATAACGTAACCGCGGGGGCTTTCGCGCTCATGGGTTTTATAAACCCGCTTGCCGCTGCCGTGCTCATGCCGCTCAGCTCGGTGCTGCTCATATTCTCCTCGCTTTACGGCCAGAGCAAGACAAGGAGCAGGGAGGGGGCTTCGCGGGCATGA
- a CDS encoding GNAT family N-acetyltransferase, whose product MHTLNIRRYKPEDAEDIAALYSKSVREIAIGIYTPEEVEAWASYADEIEELRHRLTEGLTLVAESGNRLIAFGQLKPLDHIEFLYTVKEYSRMGVATDIYKRLEHYAATKGSGYLTTDASRVSKPLFERLGFRLERPVVEKRKGVEIECFKMRKDLLVDSRPG is encoded by the coding sequence ATGCACACTCTCAACATACGAAGGTATAAGCCCGAGGACGCCGAAGATATCGCCGCGCTATACAGTAAGTCGGTAAGAGAGATCGCGATAGGGATATACACTCCCGAAGAGGTCGAGGCGTGGGCGTCTTATGCGGACGAGATCGAGGAGTTGAGGCACAGGCTCACCGAAGGGCTCACGCTCGTCGCGGAATCGGGGAACAGACTCATTGCGTTCGGACAGCTCAAGCCGCTCGATCATATAGAATTTCTCTACACCGTAAAAGAATATTCCAGAATGGGGGTAGCGACCGATATCTATAAGCGCCTAGAACACTATGCAGCCACGAAAGGATCCGGATACCTTACCACGGACGCCAGCCGGGTATCGAAACCGCTCTTTGAAAGGCTCGGCTTCAGACTCGAGCGTCCGGTAGTCGAGAAAAGGAAAGGCGTGGAGATCGAGTGCTTCAAAATGAGGAAGGATCTGTTGGTCGATAGCCGGCCCGGATAA
- a CDS encoding MarC family NAAT transporter — protein sequence MSDFTQILLGTIVSLLPIVNPFSVAVTFISLSKDMDDGKRRKQALLASVYMAVILIVFLVAGVLIMKFFGISLPGIRIAGGIIIIYIGFRMLNPEQRDPQFQGARVETADEDIAFTPVAMPMLSGPGAIAVTVGMAANAGSKMEYAAESLGILVVATITFILLRIAGGVKRLLGNYGVTILTRIMGFLLICIGVQFVMLGILDFIHG from the coding sequence GTGAGCGACTTCACGCAGATACTACTCGGAACCATCGTCTCTCTCCTCCCCATAGTGAACCCGTTCTCGGTCGCCGTCACATTCATATCCCTGTCGAAGGACATGGACGACGGCAAACGCCGGAAACAGGCGCTCCTGGCCTCCGTTTACATGGCGGTCATACTGATCGTGTTCCTCGTCGCAGGCGTGCTGATAATGAAGTTCTTCGGCATCTCGCTTCCGGGAATACGCATAGCGGGCGGTATAATCATCATCTATATAGGGTTCAGGATGCTTAACCCCGAGCAAAGAGACCCGCAATTCCAGGGAGCCCGGGTAGAAACAGCAGACGAAGACATAGCGTTTACTCCCGTCGCAATGCCTATGCTCAGCGGGCCCGGGGCGATAGCGGTGACCGTCGGCATGGCAGCCAATGCGGGATCGAAGATGGAATATGCCGCGGAATCCCTCGGTATCCTAGTTGTAGCGACTATCACGTTTATCCTTTTAAGAATCGCGGGCGGCGTCAAAAGATTGCTGGGTAATTACGGAGTCACAATACTGACACGCATAATGGGATTCCTCCTCATCTGCATAGGCGTTCAGTTCGTTATGCTCGGCATTTTGGATTTCATACACGGCTAG